The following coding sequences lie in one Myxococcus xanthus genomic window:
- a CDS encoding NAD(P)/FAD-dependent oxidoreductase translates to MREACDLVVVGAGPGGLAAACRAAEAGLDVLVLDAQPEPGGQVWRGEARKGANRLARRWLTRFAASGARFRPGARVVAAPQPGVLLVEEGSSSFAVRYGRAVLATGARERFLPFPGWTLPGVLGVSGLQVLVKDGFPIRGKRVVLAGTGPLLLAAAATIHAHGGEVLYIAEQASAASHWGFALQLWRHPARLLQGALMSAALISVPTSTDAWVIAAEGEGRVESVRLSVRGREEQPRCDYLGAAYGLVPNLEVARMLGCETSASAVVVNERLETRVPKVHAVGELLGIGGVDQALVTGELAGLAAAEQPIPVELEHTWHRVHAFAAQLALHDAPRAELRRLATPDTLLCRCEDVPMSALEGCQNLREARLYARLGMGACQGRTCGTAAQTLFGWPGEDVRPPCLPARIGSLRLPSDVSSTHTRES, encoded by the coding sequence ATGCGTGAGGCCTGTGACCTCGTGGTCGTCGGCGCCGGACCTGGCGGACTCGCCGCCGCTTGCCGTGCGGCCGAGGCGGGGCTGGATGTGCTCGTCCTCGACGCCCAGCCCGAGCCCGGTGGTCAGGTCTGGAGAGGCGAGGCCCGAAAGGGCGCGAATCGCCTCGCGCGCCGGTGGCTCACCCGCTTCGCCGCGTCGGGCGCTCGCTTTCGTCCAGGCGCCCGCGTCGTCGCCGCGCCCCAGCCGGGAGTGCTCCTGGTCGAAGAGGGCTCCTCCTCGTTCGCGGTGCGCTACGGCCGCGCGGTGCTCGCCACCGGCGCACGCGAGCGCTTCCTCCCGTTCCCCGGCTGGACACTGCCGGGCGTGCTGGGCGTCAGCGGCCTCCAGGTGCTCGTAAAGGATGGCTTCCCCATTCGCGGCAAGCGCGTGGTGCTCGCCGGCACGGGCCCGCTGTTGCTCGCCGCCGCCGCGACGATTCACGCCCACGGTGGCGAGGTCCTCTACATCGCCGAGCAAGCCTCCGCCGCGAGCCATTGGGGCTTCGCCCTCCAGCTCTGGCGACACCCGGCCAGGCTGCTCCAAGGCGCCTTGATGTCCGCGGCGCTCATCAGCGTGCCCACGTCCACGGACGCCTGGGTCATCGCCGCTGAAGGCGAGGGCCGGGTGGAGTCGGTGCGCCTGTCCGTGCGCGGTCGCGAGGAACAGCCGCGGTGCGACTACCTGGGCGCGGCCTACGGGCTCGTGCCCAATCTGGAAGTGGCCCGGATGCTGGGCTGTGAAACCTCGGCCAGCGCGGTGGTCGTGAACGAGCGCCTGGAGACGCGAGTCCCCAAGGTCCACGCCGTGGGCGAGCTGCTCGGCATCGGCGGCGTGGACCAGGCGCTCGTCACTGGAGAGCTGGCCGGACTCGCCGCCGCCGAGCAACCCATCCCCGTCGAGCTGGAGCACACCTGGCATCGCGTCCACGCGTTCGCCGCCCAGCTCGCGCTGCATGACGCGCCACGCGCGGAGCTGCGACGACTGGCCACGCCCGACACGCTGCTGTGCCGCTGCGAGGACGTGCCCATGTCCGCGCTGGAGGGCTGTCAGAACCTCCGCGAGGCCCGGCTGTACGCCCGGCTGGGCATGGGCGCCTGCCAGGGCCGCACCTGCGGCACGGCGGCGCAAACCCTCTTCGGCTGGCCGGGCGAGGACGTGCGCCCACCGTGTCTTCCCGCGCGCATCGGCAGCCTGCGCCTTCCCTCGGACGTTTCCTCTACCCACACGAGAGAGTCATGA
- a CDS encoding (2Fe-2S)-binding protein, with translation MREPASKATPLVTLRINGRAVTVPVGTSVAAALAMTDRFVSRADLSGRPRGPLCGMGVCFECRATIDGVPEVLMCLTPCREDQEVVTDA, from the coding sequence ATGCGTGAGCCCGCGTCGAAGGCCACCCCGCTCGTCACCCTGCGCATCAACGGACGTGCTGTCACGGTGCCGGTGGGAACGTCTGTCGCGGCTGCGCTGGCGATGACGGACCGCTTCGTCAGTCGCGCCGACTTGAGCGGGCGCCCCCGCGGGCCCCTCTGCGGAATGGGGGTCTGCTTTGAGTGCCGAGCCACCATCGATGGTGTGCCCGAGGTCCTCATGTGCCTGACGCCGTGCCGTGAGGACCAGGAGGTGGTGACCGATGCGTGA